One Nicotiana tomentosiformis chromosome 1, ASM39032v3, whole genome shotgun sequence genomic window, CAATTGAGCGCGTCAAACTCCTGATCCAAAACCAGGACGAAATGATCAAGGCTGGTCGGTTATCTAAACCATACAGTGGCATAACTGAATGTTTTAGCCGAACAATGAAGGACGAGGGGATTATGTCGTTGTGGAGAGGAAACACAGCAAACGTTATTCGTTATTTCCCAACTCAGGCTCGTTCTTTTTCTCAGACAAACTTGGTTATGTAAGATACGATCCTTATTCATTTCATTCTCGTTGTATAATTCTCCCACTTTTTGTGCAGGCCTTGAATTTTGCATTTAAAGATTACTTCAAGAGGCTTTTTAACTTCAAAAAGGAAAGAGACGGTTACTGGAAATGGTTTGCTGGCAACCTTGCATCAGGAGGCGCAGCTGGTGCATCTTcccttttctttgtttattcacTTGACTATGCCCGAACAAGGCTAGCAAATGATAGTAAGGCTGCAAAAGGGGGAGGGGAGCGACAGTTCAATGGCCTTGTTGATGTCTACAAGAAGACACTAGCATCTGATGGAGTTGCTGGACTTTACCGTGGATTCAATATTTCATGTGTTGGGATCATTGTGTACCGTGGTCTCTACTTTGGTTTGTATGATTCTTTGAAACCAGTTGTCCTCACTGGAGGGCTACAGGTAATTTTGCGTTACTACTAACTATAACTCTAGTGATCGCGTTCAGTGTTGTATTAGACTTGTTTGCTGATGAAGTGTCTGTGATGTTTCATATATGtgttccttttttgttttttccaATTGGTTTCAGGATAGCTTCTTTGCTAGCTTTGCACTAGGGTGGTTAATTACAAATGGAGCTGGACTTGCATCCTATCCAATTGACACTGTTCGTCGGAGAATGATGATGACATCTGGTGAAGCAGTGAAATACAAAAGCTCAATGGATGCTTTTACTCAAATAATGAAGAATGAGGGTGCAAAGTCTCTCTTCAAGGGTGCTGGTGCAAACATTCTTCGTGCCATTGCTGGCGCTGGTGTCCTTTCTGGCTACGAcaaacttcaaatgcttgtacTCGGAAAGAAGTATGGATCTGGTGGTGCTTAAGATTGATCATTTTTGCCATCCCTACTAAGATTTTTAATTGAGTTTTGAATAATTAGCTACCAAACCATTAGTATCTTTTTTTACTTCAGTAGGAGATGTGATACATTTTGTGGCTACTGCTGGTGCAGTTGCTAGTTAGCTTCTAGGAGAGTAGAGTAACCAATTTTGATAGACATGGCAAGTCACACTATGCATAAATGTTTTATTTCAATTTGATAGATTATCCAACCAACTCAATAATGTAGTTGAATCTTCTCTATATTATCATGAATTCTTTGCTTTTCCTCTCTTTTCTCTTCTAGATACGATCGGGACCGTGGGGAGAGGGGGGATGGAGCTCTAAAGGATTAAAATAAGAGTTTAAGTTATATTCACTGAGCAGTGGCGGATATTTCATTAAGAAGATTTTGTTGGGGTTTAAGCTTGTTAGAGCTTAAAAATAGAGTGAATGGAAAATTTagggaaaaattaaatttttgaattTCCCAATTTGATAAAGAGACATTGTCCcttattggaagaggaaaagagttatatatatatatatatatatatatatattgtacttcttctagctcttaaagcgTTGAGAAGAAAGCAAGCatcgcgccgtcgtcgctcgACTTCGGCTTCGATTTGGTCAAATGGtctaattgattgattaattttttggaccaaatttatttgttaatattaacgCAATATTATTTAATCTAAATTAGACTGTTTCTGTAACAGTAATTTAATTTTTTCCGCCGTTTTGTTTTTTCCGTTTTAATTTGAATTTGGCGGTTTGCGTAAATAGTCGTTTTATAAAACAACCATTTTGAGTTGCAGCCTTACACGAAGAGTTGCAACTCTTCGGTATTACCCGACGTTTTGGCTATAAATACATGACCTCTATCTCAGATTTTTCTTACGAAAATTCTGATTTTTCCTTCTtccttctgcattgttttaacagaAAAGAAAGCAGTAAGTGTGATTTTGCTATTGTTCTTTGAGTTCGTTggtcactggggtttgaagtaccgctatatTAGTGAGGgtaatccgttctatcctgggaggaaataatcctaaACATCGGGTAttaggaggggattaagttctttaaaaaaaatactgtgaattcagtgggctcgtatttatttttgttcttctacATTTATGATTTCTCGTTGCTActgtttttaaatatatttttcgaaTACAAAATACTAACAGATTCAACTTTTATAAAAATAGGCTTTTCAAGCTTCTGATTCCAATCAACGGGATTCAACCTTTGTatttattatgcattttattatTGGAAAAATTGTTGTCAGTCGATATACAATTTCAACCAAAACTAGCTCAAAATAATATATCTTCCCAAACAGGACCAAATGTTCTTTTaatccaatttttttttaattaatttcagtttCTCTCCGGTCTCCTTTTTAACTCTAGGATGCTCTTTACTGTTAGATTACAACTTGTAGGTTATTTCAATCTGCTCGTATATAAAGTGAGTCTTAATTCGAATATAGCTAATAGCATTTCAATTTGCAAGCTGATGAAAGAAATCCAAGTACCAAAAAGTTAGAAAAGAGATAAATGAAAATCATAAATGCAAGTGTTTTGATACAGTAACTTAGTAAAATAATTTGAAAAGTGAAGAAGATAAGCTAAAACTCCATTGTAAGCCATTGAAGCTCGCTTAAGCTTGAGTTGAAAATTCGAGTTTTTGAAATTGAAATTTATTATGAATGAGTGTTGTTGGAATAGATTGGATACATCTCAAGGAGTTTGAAACTCAATTTTGAGACAAATTGGTGGggatttgaggtggtttgaattcaAATTTGAGTCAAATTCGAAGTAAAAGACGAACATAGAAAAATATGAGATGTATATCACACGGTGTATCTTCCGTCTATCACTTATGTATCATATGTGTATCTCCTATATATCTcttgtatatccatgtatacataGGTCTgtgatacatgcgtgatacatgtttgatacatgtgttaCAGATGAACTCTTTAAACTCGaatttaactacgaattttgataccaaaccagtccaaatcacctccaatctccTCAAATTTTACATATTGCCTCATCTATTTGTTCCCAACGAATTCCAACCATACccatttgaaaaagaaaaagaatccttTTGTGCCTAGTTTTTTTTAATGTTGTATATCATTGGTAATAAATTTTGACTCCAAGTCCAAACTACTCCAATTCATCTTCAATTTTCCTCAAACTTTGTATATTGCCTTATGTATGTGTTTTCAACGAATTTAACAATAcccattgaattttttttttttttgcctaggATTTTTGAATCTTGTATATCATTAGTAATGTTTTGGCTATTTTTGGTAGCATGACCAAAATGGATAATTTTTGGTAAGTAGTGTCTTTTTGTGACACATCTATGTAGTTTTTCCTTTAATATTTTAGGCTTGTAATATACATATATGATAAGTAAATTTGTTTAGCAAGGGATATCATATGAACCCCTTACTTTAATGTGGCTCTGCCACTGTCACCGAGGATATAAATTATTTATACAATCATATTACTTATTAGATAATTACATATAAATTTATTGGCAAGCATTAATTATTAATCTAATATAAATGAGTTAAGTTCTAGTTTACAAATGGGCTTCATTGTAGGCCCAaaatttatttatagcccatcgGCCCAAACATATATcacccgatagcctaaaattacaatatatattttatagCCCAAAAGTAATTCTAGTGGCTAGCCACAAGATCTGTTTCTTCGGCGGCAGAATGTCTTCATGAGCGATGTCGACCTCTCTCCTCAACGACCAAAGAAAAAGAATATGCCATATAGCTCTTCCACATAAATTGTTCAAAACCTTTAAAACAGATCTTAGTTGTATCACTATTGCTGAAAAGTGGCAGAAAGAATAAGATTGGAAGGATGAGAGGAGGAAGCAGAACTAACATGGCCGGGAAATTGagttttctaacaaaatccggcACAAATAGTTGTTGTAGTTCAATATAGAGCAATTCCACGCGAAAGAGACACGTTTAAGTTTGAACAGTGTTTAAAGTCAATACTTAGCAGAGAAGTATGGAaaataaactgtcactatacaaagaatatacaaaatagactgtcactatacaaagaatatacaaaatagactgtcactatacaaaatatatactaaatagaatgTCACTATGCaacatatatacaaaatagactgttattatacaaaaaatatacaaaatagactgtcactatacaaaaaatatataaaatagacattTTGGgatattagatgtaatatgtttggatCGAAGGGCCATTTCGTGTAAGTGGGAGAAAACAtgagctattaaaattttgaggggctatagagggTAGTTTTCTATACGCTCTTTCGTATGTTAAGTGTTTGGACCTTCCAATTAGTTGTTTTAGCCCAAAATATCACCCTTTCAAGCTCtgaagttttttctttttttggacaTCCTCATGAATTATTTGAAACTAGTGAATTTGCACACTTGGCGcggtaaaaataaa contains:
- the LOC104087725 gene encoding ADP,ATP carrier protein 1, mitochondrial-like isoform X1; translation: MLIFQVQNFLDFLLEKRKKKLIHSSKSEETAMMIDQPQYPSVAHKVSGNFLVRSTQNRDLLAYQRPYKYGNQTKPLLHQCEGKYDMSMVSSYSSPVFVQAPSEKGISSFAVDFLMGGVSAAVSKTAAAPIERVKLLIQNQDEMIKAGRLSKPYSGITECFSRTMKDEGIMSLWRGNTANVIRYFPTQALNFAFKDYFKRLFNFKKERDGYWKWFAGNLASGGAAGASSLFFVYSLDYARTRLANDSKAAKGGGERQFNGLVDVYKKTLASDGVAGLYRGFNISCVGIIVYRGLYFGLYDSLKPVVLTGGLQDSFFASFALGWLITNGAGLASYPIDTVRRRMMMTSGEAVKYKSSMDAFTQIMKNEGAKSLFKGAGANILRAIAGAGVLSGYDKLQMLVLGKKYGSGGA
- the LOC104087725 gene encoding ADP,ATP carrier protein 1, mitochondrial-like isoform X2 yields the protein MLIFQVQNFLDFLLEKRKKKLIHSSKSEAMMIDQPQYPSVAHKVSGNFLVRSTQNRDLLAYQRPYKYGNQTKPLLHQCEGKYDMSMVSSYSSPVFVQAPSEKGISSFAVDFLMGGVSAAVSKTAAAPIERVKLLIQNQDEMIKAGRLSKPYSGITECFSRTMKDEGIMSLWRGNTANVIRYFPTQALNFAFKDYFKRLFNFKKERDGYWKWFAGNLASGGAAGASSLFFVYSLDYARTRLANDSKAAKGGGERQFNGLVDVYKKTLASDGVAGLYRGFNISCVGIIVYRGLYFGLYDSLKPVVLTGGLQDSFFASFALGWLITNGAGLASYPIDTVRRRMMMTSGEAVKYKSSMDAFTQIMKNEGAKSLFKGAGANILRAIAGAGVLSGYDKLQMLVLGKKYGSGGA